One genomic segment of Nothobranchius furzeri strain GRZ-AD chromosome 10, NfurGRZ-RIMD1, whole genome shotgun sequence includes these proteins:
- the LOC139072312 gene encoding uncharacterized protein, with protein sequence MSLSSSLCHPVPCVPLLPLIPRRLSVLLMVVWVTGFVACWMPDPVAEVASSWLIGWVMARSTVNGSLVLGLTTHPSSGSLMLLVPPPPPPPLRRRVAALEGGVLSWFAESNCVVLSLLCAGGCVWRAAGEQLLPICSSVVRGFKERWDNSSVPDDTQHWETSPPPTKPPSAARRLIGFQPCLPVPSLTPDRLLSKSPPANSDTSNSGTQLPASPDSRSTSSASRDLPTPLSLTNNQETNPTGTIGSQTIISFIHYNKPFYLPLSPCMILHVVGQKTAAQHDKGGEREGGGFHKNKQ encoded by the exons ATGTCTCTCTCATCAAGCCTGTGTCATCCAGTTCCCTGTGTCCCGCTTCTGCCTCTGATCCCCCGCCGCCTGTCCGTCTTGCTGATGGTAGTATGGGTTACCGGGTTCGTCGCCTGTTGGATGCCAGACCCCGTGGCTGAGGTCGCCAGTTCTTGGTTGATTGGGTGGGTTATGGCCCGGAGCACCGTCAATGGATCCCTGGTTCTTGGATTGACGACCCATCCCTCATCCGGGAGTTTGATGCTTCTCgtgcctcctccgcctcctcctcctcttcgccGCCGGGTGgcggcccttgaggggggggtactgtcatggtttgctgaatctaactgtgttgtgctgagtcttctgtgtgcaggtgggtgtgtctggagagcagctggagagcagctgctacctatctgttcatcagtggtcaggggatttaaggagcgttgggacaactcatcagtaccggatgatactcagcattgg gaaacttctcctccaccaaccaagcctccatcagctgcaagaagaCTCATCGGATTCCAACCCTGTCTGCCAGTCCCATCGctcacccctgaccgcctgctctccaaatccccacctgccaactcggacacctccaactctggtactcagctcccagcctcacctgactctcgctctaccagctcagccagccgtgacttgcccacccctctcagccttaccaacaaccaggaaact aaccccaccggaaccatcggatctcagaccatcatctccttcatacattataataaacctttttacttacctttgtctccgtgcatgattctgcatgtcgtgggtcaaaaaactgcagcccagcatgacaaaggtggggagagagaggggggggggttccacaaaaataaacaataa